The nucleotide sequence ACCCTCCCCAGCATCCCATCTTTCTTCCCTCACTCACTTTATGAGACTCCCTTGGCACCAGGAGGCTCTGCACGATGAGGAGCTCCCCAcattctccttcctcccacacCTCCGTCACCTGCAACAGCAAAGGAGCACTCAGGAGTCCTGGGAAATCCTCAGGAATCCCCAacaccacttccctggagacAGCAGCACACAAGGGCAGCCCCTTCACACACAGAAAGGGCCTTAGAGCACACCTGAGGTACAAGTACTGAGTCACCCCACAGGGTCTGGCAGCTCCCACAGATCCAAACAAAGGGATTCTCATCACACAGCCCGAAATTCCCAATAAAACAGCTCATGGCCAAGTCTGCCTGTGCACATTTCCCACCTGAGTCACTCCATAAGGCACTTCCAGGGGCAGGTACTCCAGGACCTTCTCCCTGATGATGTTATCACAGATCTCCTGAGGTGACTGGTTGGTCAGGACGTCGCTGTGGAACTCCCAAGGGCCTGGCTTGGCTTGCATCAGGAGGTACCTCTGTGGGCACAACACCATCCCCATCAGCTGCCACGTGTCACCCACACAGTGCCAAcacccctgtgctcctgctgcagagagggcactgctgctggcctggcatCAGGGCAgtggtttgggattttgggcagggaaaggagaaagggaagctCTGAAACCCCTACCTAGGGCTGTGTGTATCAGCCACAAAAGCCCAAAGCTCACAGAACCCCTGGAGCTGAGAGACAGCGGTGGGTGGACTCACTGTTGTGAACAAGCTGCTGTTTGGAGAGCCCCAGGTAAGAGTTTTGTACACAAAACTCTGGAGATGCAGCAGGGACACATCCCATGTTGACACGTGAcacttttcccccctcccacGCCAGGAGCAGAAGCTGAGGCTCTGTAGGAAGTGCTGGGGTCCCACTCCAGTCCCTAGGTGTGACAGAATTCAAACTGGAGTTACCTTGAGTGTATCCACCTCCTCCCCCTGGAGAGCTGCCAGCATGAAGATCTCCTGGAAGTGTGGCCAGCCTTTTACATCTTTGAGATTCTCAGGTTCATGGTGCTTTGGTCCCTGGGCTtcccctgtgccagtgcccccAACATCACTGCTCCTGTCCAAACCAGAGCCTTCCTGGGCCTGATTCTTTTCCTGCCCAAAGGAAGACCCTTGGACCTTGCTTTCAGGTGGAGAAGCTTGAGTGATATGAAAGGGAGGCTTTGCTAAAGATCTGGAATCCCGTTTAAGTGTAGATTTCACTTccaatttctttccatttacaATTCCTTCTGTCAGGTCAGTTGCTATTTCCAGGAggagaaacttcttttttaatatatccaCCTGGagtcagagagagagagaggtgtCAGGATTTAGCCTAAATGAAGTGGGCAGCTGGGCCCTGGATCTGAAGGAGCCAGAGGAAACCACtgagggaagcagctgctgcaggataGGACAGTTTTGTGACCAGAGGCCAAAGCAGAGtgtctcagcagtgccagcacagtTTGTATGTACACTGAGAAcctgtcagctctgctgagatTCTCCCTGACCAACCTGGCTCCTCTTCCCAGATGGATTTAAACCCCAGACAGCAGCACAACTTCAGGGGTGCTTGGGTATGCAACAGGTACACATGCATCCCTCAATAttctggagcagagggagaaacCTGTGTTCTTTAACACACCAGGAACCCACAAACCCATCACTGCTGATGCCAGGTGGTGCCTGAAGAAGGCAGGAAGAACAAATAGGACTTACCTTGTTCAGGACCAGGACACTGGGGATGTGGGGGAACTGAGACAGGCATTTGAGCACCTCCTTGCTCAGAGAGTTCCGTGTCCAGTGATCTGACACATCCACCAGAACCAGGACTGCcaggaaagagggagggaaacAGCATGAATCCACATTTTCCAGAAGGTTCACCTGCAGCTTTAGAGTCTATggtcccttccctcctcaggAGGGGCACAAAAAGAAGGATTTCATTGACAAAACACTAAAATGCAGCTTACCCATGTCACCCTAATGACCTCACATGTGCTAAACCTCAATATCCAAGTCCAATTACTAACCCAAAGTGCCTCCCCTTGGCACCAGGCAGTTCTTATTCCCTCCTCAGCTCAATATTCCAGATCTTTtctctgtccttccttccttgttcACActccctgggctgccagcaAATACCCAGATACCACAGCTGGGATCTTGTGTGGCAGAAAAGGAATCAGTTTGATCCAAAAAATGGTTGAAAACCCACCTAAATCTGCATGTTTCATGCTGTCCCATGGGTCTGTCAGCATGGCTTCTTCTAAATTATGCCTGAAAAACACATACAAATGAGTAAACCAGACACACCTCATTATAATTGTGTTCCTCCCCCACCAAGCAGAGGGAAACCAGTGTTTTCCCTCACTCCAGCTGCCACAAAGCTGCTTTAGAGGTTGTGACATCCCCTGTCATGTATAGATACGCAGAACCACATGCAAAAAGGCTCAAGGGacatcacagctctgtgtgctaCTGAAattgcagcaaaaaaaatcttggagaCCAAAATAAGGCTAAGAATATTCACCTGTCTCTCTCCTATTTTACAGACTTTGCACAGTGAAAATCACATTCCTGTTTTATCAACTCTTGACAGGCAGCACACACCTCCCTCCCCACACCAGTGGTTGATACCTTTTGGCTTTTAAGGGATTAGTGAGGCCAGGTGTGTCCAGGATGatctaaaaaaaggaaaaataaatgtttcaagTTTGCCAGCAGGGAGAGGTCAGGGTAGAACACTTTGTGCAATAAGAAGTGATCCCACGGGATAGAGACGAGCAAATCCTGCCCTTCTGTCCCCAGGACTCACCAGCTGCGTGTCCTCGTGTGTGATGACACCCTGGGCCTTGCAGCGGGTGGTGTGGACCTTTTTGGAGACTGGGAAAACCTGCAGGAAATCAATCAAGCATGTTCAACAGCCAGGACACACAAAGAAACCCAAGGTAACAGCCTGAGCTCCACCCCAGCTTCACCTTCCTGCCCAGGAGCTGGTTGGAGAGCGTGGATTTCCCGGCGTTGGGA is from Sylvia atricapilla isolate bSylAtr1 chromosome 20, bSylAtr1.pri, whole genome shotgun sequence and encodes:
- the ERAL1 gene encoding GTPase Era, mitochondrial isoform X2; its protein translation is MQEMCSGGHWASWSALGWTGEARLPGSRWSGGSSALGRILSVPSRWNGSSSALGSLLGIPAEAPPVALGQHPPPVATDKEEQKRLLENRPDQPQNPKVLRIAIIGAPNAGKSTLSNQLLGRKVFPVSKKVHTTRCKAQGVITHEDTQLIILDTPGLTNPLKAKRHNLEEAMLTDPWDSMKHADLVLVLVDVSDHWTRNSLSKEVLKCLSQFPHIPSVLVLNKVDILKKKFLLLEIATDLTEGIVNGKKLEVKSTLKRDSRSLAKPPFHITQASPPESKVQGSSFGQEKNQAQEGSGLDRSSDVGGTGTGEAQGPKHHEPENLKDVKGWPHFQEIFMLAALQGEEVDTLKRYLLMQAKPGPWEFHSDVLTNQSPQEICDNIIREKVLEYLPLEVPYGVTQVTEVWEEGECGELLIVQSLLVPRESHKRMLIGRGGKVISRIAQEAGQDLMNTFLCEVCLKLKVEVKG
- the ERAL1 gene encoding GTPase Era, mitochondrial isoform X1, which produces MAAPMAAAARAALRAAGAGPLRLGAGALGPRAYSGDGCIWEVTGGTPGRTGTGREALWWARLPGSRWSGGSSALGRILSVPSRWNGSSSALGSLLGIPAEAPPVALGQHPPPVATDKEEQKRLLENRPDQPQNPKVLRIAIIGAPNAGKSTLSNQLLGRKVFPVSKKVHTTRCKAQGVITHEDTQLIILDTPGLTNPLKAKRHNLEEAMLTDPWDSMKHADLVLVLVDVSDHWTRNSLSKEVLKCLSQFPHIPSVLVLNKVDILKKKFLLLEIATDLTEGIVNGKKLEVKSTLKRDSRSLAKPPFHITQASPPESKVQGSSFGQEKNQAQEGSGLDRSSDVGGTGTGEAQGPKHHEPENLKDVKGWPHFQEIFMLAALQGEEVDTLKRYLLMQAKPGPWEFHSDVLTNQSPQEICDNIIREKVLEYLPLEVPYGVTQVTEVWEEGECGELLIVQSLLVPRESHKRMLIGRGGKVISRIAQEAGQDLMNTFLCEVCLKLKVEVKG